From Desulfovibrio porci, one genomic window encodes:
- a CDS encoding glycosyltransferase — MAENTLFKKLRKAFSFREDNHARLGLFLRRGHLPARLANFAFNAACKAARDVRRVTRRQERAPARTGVCAFIAELSIPQCRHYRVSERAAQLRHLGWTVRLCPWETLEAAMQALQLASFVLFYRTPMVGHMPALYAEARRLGIPILYDIDDLIFDREGLAAYMTRLNLSAERAAAMLEKADSYRRAMEEADMLLASTPALARHATAVGRPCFVAHNSVADDLAHLARTLPAKKADGEVVRIFYGSGSDTHDADFALIADALAEAMAKDTRLHLHIHGHLELPETLSAFCGRIHRAPFLDGNLYYRVIADYDIALMPLARDTFNEAKSNIKYQEASLFGIPSIASPTAEFLDAITDGVDGFLASGAEDWRDRILLLASDPGLRTDMAKRAQQNVLKRYANTVIADTELRPVLPQMAPVDGQRLLLVSTSFGKGCTDGGAMVVTDTAQALTHQGFEVFVFSLARTDAAPHGAVVRHDWRGIKIMAANLRPGGLNQENPETDQLFRQVLEAVQPDLVHFHSIEGLGPGLPQECIRSGIAYVITMHDAWWVCPRRFMLDPAGNYCAQSVVDPETCRSRCGLDEAAVWRRRTRMLEAVAVAGAVFTPSDFYNAFVRRNFPRNSAVLTNRNGIRPPEAPRTARAAGPLRLGYLGGKARWKGYYFLAEALRGLGRDDFELLLVDLDPLSGTSGMADPDDHALWRGLPVRILPFTEHAAADGLYAQMDVLLFPSLGDESFGLPVREAMARDIFVLSSDCGGPREALVDGENGLLFPKGDAESFRMQLRRILDDQARFKNYRTANAGDVRGIMSQSAELAVAYGKITRS, encoded by the coding sequence ATGGCGGAAAATACGCTGTTCAAAAAATTGCGGAAGGCCTTTTCCTTCCGCGAGGACAATCACGCGCGTCTGGGACTTTTTCTCCGGCGCGGGCATCTTCCTGCGCGTCTGGCCAATTTCGCTTTCAATGCGGCCTGCAAGGCGGCCAGGGACGTGCGGCGCGTCACCCGGCGGCAGGAGCGCGCCCCCGCACGGACGGGCGTCTGCGCGTTTATCGCGGAGCTCAGCATTCCCCAGTGCCGACACTACCGCGTTTCCGAACGGGCGGCGCAATTGCGCCATCTGGGCTGGACCGTGCGGCTGTGCCCTTGGGAAACGCTTGAAGCCGCCATGCAGGCCCTGCAACTGGCGTCCTTTGTTCTTTTTTACCGAACGCCCATGGTCGGGCATATGCCGGCCCTGTATGCCGAGGCACGGCGACTCGGCATCCCCATCCTGTATGACATTGACGATCTCATTTTCGACAGGGAGGGCCTGGCCGCGTATATGACCCGGCTGAACCTGAGCGCCGAGCGCGCCGCCGCAATGCTGGAAAAGGCGGACAGTTACCGGCGGGCCATGGAAGAAGCGGACATGCTGCTGGCCAGCACTCCGGCTCTTGCCAGACACGCCACCGCCGTGGGCCGCCCCTGCTTTGTGGCGCACAACTCCGTTGCGGATGACCTGGCCCACCTGGCGCGGACGCTCCCGGCAAAAAAAGCAGATGGGGAGGTTGTCCGCATCTTCTACGGCAGCGGTTCCGATACGCACGACGCCGACTTCGCCCTCATCGCCGACGCGTTGGCAGAGGCCATGGCAAAAGATACGCGGCTGCATCTGCACATACACGGGCATCTGGAGCTGCCGGAGACGCTGTCCGCCTTTTGCGGCCGCATCCACCGGGCCCCCTTTCTCGACGGGAATCTTTATTACCGCGTCATTGCCGACTACGACATCGCGCTGATGCCGCTCGCGCGGGATACTTTCAACGAAGCCAAAAGCAACATCAAATATCAGGAAGCCTCTCTGTTCGGGATTCCCTCCATCGCCTCGCCGACCGCCGAGTTTCTGGACGCCATCACTGACGGCGTGGACGGTTTCCTCGCTTCCGGCGCCGAGGATTGGCGCGACAGAATTCTTTTGCTGGCGTCGGATCCGGGCCTGCGGACCGACATGGCGAAAAGGGCACAGCAGAATGTTTTGAAACGCTATGCCAATACCGTCATTGCCGATACCGAACTGCGCCCGGTTCTTCCCCAAATGGCGCCGGTCGACGGGCAACGCCTCCTGCTCGTCTCGACCTCTTTCGGCAAGGGCTGCACTGACGGCGGGGCCATGGTCGTGACGGACACTGCCCAAGCCTTAACGCATCAAGGTTTTGAAGTTTTTGTCTTCAGCTTGGCCCGCACGGATGCCGCTCCGCACGGCGCTGTCGTGCGACATGACTGGCGGGGCATCAAGATCATGGCCGCCAACCTCCGTCCTGGAGGCCTGAACCAGGAAAACCCGGAGACGGACCAGCTTTTCCGTCAGGTTCTGGAGGCGGTGCAGCCTGACCTGGTCCACTTTCACAGCATTGAAGGCCTGGGACCCGGTCTGCCGCAGGAATGCATCAGATCCGGCATCGCCTATGTCATCACCATGCACGATGCATGGTGGGTCTGCCCCCGTCGGTTCATGCTGGATCCTGCTGGAAATTACTGCGCCCAGAGCGTGGTTGATCCTGAAACATGCCGGTCGCGTTGCGGCCTTGACGAGGCGGCCGTCTGGCGACGCCGGACCCGTATGCTGGAGGCCGTGGCCGTGGCCGGAGCTGTTTTTACCCCTTCGGATTTCTATAACGCCTTCGTGCGCCGCAATTTTCCCCGGAACAGCGCTGTGCTGACCAACCGCAACGGCATCCGCCCGCCGGAAGCGCCCCGGACCGCAAGAGCCGCGGGTCCGTTACGGCTCGGCTACCTCGGCGGCAAGGCGCGCTGGAAAGGCTATTACTTTCTGGCCGAGGCTCTGCGCGGCCTAGGACGAGACGACTTTGAACTGCTGCTGGTGGATTTGGACCCTCTCTCCGGCACAAGCGGCATGGCCGACCCCGACGACCACGCCTTGTGGCGCGGTCTGCCCGTGCGCATCCTGCCTTTCACGGAACATGCGGCAGCGGATGGCCTGTACGCGCAAATGGACGTGCTGCTTTTTCCCTCTCTGGGAGACGAAAGCTTTGGCCTGCCCGTACGGGAGGCCATGGCGCGTGATATTTTCGTGCTGTCTTCCGATTGTGGAGGCCCCCGTGAAGCTCTTGTGGATGGCGAAAATGGCCTGCTCTTTCCCAAGGGCGACGCAGAGTCCTTCAGAATGCAGTTGCGCCGCATTCTCGACGACCAGGCAAGGTTCAAAAACTATCGCACCGCCAACGCCGGAGACGTACGCGGCATTATGTCTCAGAGCGCGGAACTGGCCGTCGCTTACGGAAAAATAACACGCAGTTGA
- a CDS encoding TolC family protein, which produces MSTRRRFFLLCLLPLLACLGRPQPLFAAPKADGTFTMERAVAQAMQANPGVEAKLLMMEQAKMNVGVAQSYFWPRVSLVAGTSRVENYEEVQTYNSDNLTSSNWNKGLRASLSLFAGFAHLNNLQKSRIAVEVEKARHQQARLELGSNVQLQFLQLLKCREDLKSAQEAVARIETQLKAAEAFVKVGMAPYVNVLQNQTELSRAQQQVIRVNNDIRNAEVQLNKYLGFSPNRPVNYVGNLKDFPGTVGYTEEEAVKAAVRQRPDLIMARKSVEVAYKDMNIAMGQYLPKVDASYDSMSSSKDYDDKRYEGYTRNYWAAGLNFSWEIFSGGGTTFSTLAERKRAQALQKDYEDAMSGARADVIRALLDITAARELIATSRKGVDAARESYAMANKRYMTNTGTITELLDAQLKLTQAENDASRALAEYHSARVRFFYYIGRENPGLK; this is translated from the coding sequence ATGAGCACACGCCGTCGTTTCTTCCTCCTTTGCCTTCTGCCGCTGCTGGCCTGTCTCGGGCGGCCCCAGCCGCTTTTCGCGGCCCCGAAGGCCGACGGGACCTTCACCATGGAGCGGGCCGTGGCCCAGGCCATGCAGGCCAATCCCGGAGTGGAGGCCAAACTGCTGATGATGGAACAGGCCAAAATGAACGTGGGCGTGGCCCAGAGCTACTTCTGGCCGCGCGTCTCCCTGGTGGCCGGAACCAGCCGCGTGGAAAACTATGAAGAAGTGCAGACCTACAACAGCGACAACCTCACCAGCAGCAACTGGAATAAGGGCCTGCGGGCGTCGCTCTCCCTGTTCGCCGGTTTCGCCCACCTGAACAATCTGCAGAAATCCCGCATCGCCGTGGAGGTGGAAAAAGCCCGCCACCAACAGGCCCGTCTGGAGCTGGGCAGCAATGTGCAGTTGCAGTTTCTGCAGTTGCTCAAATGCCGTGAGGACCTCAAAAGCGCGCAGGAGGCCGTGGCCCGCATCGAAACCCAGCTCAAGGCCGCCGAGGCTTTCGTCAAGGTGGGCATGGCCCCCTACGTCAATGTGCTGCAGAACCAGACCGAGCTTTCCCGTGCCCAGCAGCAGGTCATCCGGGTGAACAACGACATCCGCAACGCGGAAGTGCAGCTCAACAAGTACCTGGGCTTTTCTCCCAACCGTCCCGTGAATTATGTGGGCAATCTCAAGGATTTTCCCGGCACCGTGGGCTACACGGAGGAAGAGGCCGTCAAAGCGGCGGTGCGGCAGCGTCCGGACCTGATCATGGCCCGGAAGTCCGTGGAAGTGGCCTACAAGGACATGAACATCGCCATGGGCCAGTATCTGCCCAAGGTGGACGCCAGCTATGACAGCATGAGTTCCAGCAAGGACTACGACGACAAACGCTATGAAGGCTACACCCGCAACTACTGGGCGGCGGGGTTGAATTTTTCCTGGGAAATCTTCTCCGGCGGCGGCACGACCTTTTCCACCCTGGCCGAACGCAAGCGGGCCCAGGCGCTGCAAAAGGACTATGAAGACGCCATGTCCGGCGCGCGCGCCGACGTGATCCGCGCGCTGCTGGACATCACGGCCGCCAGGGAACTTATCGCCACGTCCCGCAAGGGCGTGGACGCGGCGCGAGAGAGCTACGCCATGGCCAACAAACGCTATATGACCAATACCGGCACTATCACGGAACTGCTGGACGCCCAGCTCAAGCTGACCCAGGCCGAGAATGACGCCAGCCGGGCCCTGGCCGAATACCACAGCGCGCGCGTCCGCTTCTTTTACTATATCGGGCGCGAAAATCCGGGGCTGAAGTAG
- a CDS encoding META domain-containing protein, translating to MALPAAVAAFSAHAPLPAASLYVGGERTEGGERRVELYLLDGNFFVLRQISVPRGGEAVTRDMTGHWRQMEDGSLLRLSNRHGLSLRLNIGGGGNLYGDFFPAPGGSVQSFVLKKSPFRIQSFCLMGRLDRAGGRAALTDSATGRIFTPLAGEALAALPGEDPLFVDVEVLPAKNGLRVQRVRSFSSRFPSQAQAAPSAGDFSAAVSGTVWLLPSLPGLPAASCVFNGDGKGNGALEVTGPGLHLSADYALRGTSLTFSVGEADAGMLRACGAEALARMLASVRSWSLEGGALVLNAADGQSFLLEKAAPRGPMFSRASSRTR from the coding sequence ATGGCATTGCCGGCCGCCGTCGCCGCCTTTTCCGCGCATGCCCCGCTGCCGGCGGCCAGCCTTTATGTCGGCGGCGAACGCACGGAGGGCGGCGAGCGCCGGGTGGAACTGTACCTGCTGGACGGCAATTTCTTCGTCCTGCGCCAGATCTCCGTCCCCCGGGGCGGAGAGGCCGTCACGCGGGACATGACCGGCCACTGGCGGCAAATGGAGGACGGCTCCCTGCTGCGCCTGAGCAACCGCCACGGGCTGTCGCTCCGGCTGAACATCGGCGGCGGAGGCAATCTGTACGGCGATTTTTTCCCGGCTCCCGGCGGATCGGTCCAAAGTTTCGTCCTGAAAAAGAGTCCCTTCCGCATACAGTCTTTCTGCCTCATGGGCAGGCTGGACCGCGCCGGGGGCCGGGCGGCGCTGACCGACAGCGCCACGGGGCGGATATTCACGCCTCTCGCCGGAGAGGCGCTGGCCGCCTTGCCCGGAGAGGATCCGCTTTTTGTGGACGTCGAGGTTCTGCCGGCGAAAAACGGGCTGCGCGTCCAGCGCGTCCGGAGTTTCTCCAGCCGTTTTCCGTCGCAGGCCCAGGCCGCGCCTTCCGCCGGGGATTTTTCCGCCGCGGTGAGCGGCACGGTCTGGCTGCTGCCGTCTCTGCCCGGTCTGCCGGCGGCCTCCTGCGTGTTCAACGGCGACGGAAAAGGAAACGGCGCTCTGGAAGTGACGGGGCCGGGTCTGCATCTGTCGGCGGACTATGCCCTGCGGGGAACAAGCCTGACATTTTCCGTCGGAGAGGCGGACGCCGGGATGCTGCGCGCCTGCGGGGCGGAAGCTCTGGCGCGGATGCTGGCGTCCGTGCGCTCCTGGTCGCTGGAAGGCGGCGCGCTGGTGCTGAACGCCGCCGACGGACAAAGTTTTCTGCTGGAAAAAGCCGCGCCGCGCGGTCCCATGTTCAGCCGGGCATCCAGCCGGACGCGCTGA
- a CDS encoding HlyD family type I secretion periplasmic adaptor subunit, which yields MRKQLSQALAVIDAKVIKPIVSATEKRQASMGENVEDPRRIIRQGILVVALFFGALGLWSVFGHISGAVVAPGKIKIETERKTVQHLEGGIVEAILVREGEEVQAGQPLIILESVQIDANASMLQKQLVALSAAQIRLAAEKDLRDALQWPEDLRRLAENSHSADVLDNEERIFTARRDALNAQISLLNTQLAQLDAQVAGFDDQVKAEQAIIGTLNEELRAKRQLYKERYLEKSQILELERTLASHQGNRGRLKQSIAEAKQRAAELNLRIEDVKVRFVEEATSALGKLENDIIQTRERIRPLKDAKKRLQIVAPVSGKVVDLKVHSKGGVVRPGEPLMDIVPHDNPLIVESHVPVNKITEVYIGQDALVQLDAFDTRLVPHMPGKVTYISADRLEERTGAGVMPYYLCYVEIDPKALTDAQLYLSPGMPATVFITTKQRTVLYYMMEPLIKNWDRALRE from the coding sequence ATGCGTAAGCAGCTGAGCCAGGCCCTGGCCGTCATCGACGCCAAGGTCATCAAGCCCATTGTCAGCGCCACGGAAAAACGCCAGGCCAGCATGGGCGAAAACGTGGAAGACCCGCGCCGCATCATCCGCCAGGGTATTCTGGTGGTGGCCCTCTTTTTCGGGGCGCTGGGGCTCTGGTCGGTTTTCGGCCACATCAGCGGGGCCGTGGTGGCGCCGGGCAAGATCAAGATTGAAACCGAGCGCAAGACGGTGCAGCACCTGGAAGGCGGCATTGTGGAGGCCATCCTGGTGCGCGAGGGCGAAGAGGTGCAGGCGGGCCAGCCGCTCATCATCCTTGAGTCGGTGCAGATCGACGCCAACGCCAGCATGCTGCAAAAGCAGCTTGTGGCGCTGTCGGCCGCCCAGATCCGCCTTGCCGCCGAAAAAGACCTCAGGGACGCGCTTCAGTGGCCCGAGGACCTGCGCCGCCTGGCGGAGAACAGCCACAGCGCCGACGTGCTGGACAATGAGGAAAGAATCTTCACCGCCCGGCGTGACGCGCTCAACGCCCAGATTTCTCTGCTGAACACCCAGCTGGCCCAGCTGGACGCCCAGGTGGCCGGATTTGACGATCAGGTGAAGGCCGAACAGGCCATCATCGGCACCCTCAATGAGGAGTTGCGGGCCAAACGCCAGCTCTACAAGGAACGCTATCTGGAAAAATCGCAGATTCTGGAGCTGGAGCGCACCCTGGCCAGCCATCAGGGTAACCGGGGCCGCCTGAAACAGTCCATCGCCGAGGCAAAGCAGCGGGCCGCCGAACTCAACCTGCGCATCGAGGATGTGAAAGTCCGCTTTGTGGAAGAGGCCACCAGCGCCCTCGGCAAGCTGGAAAACGATATCATTCAGACCCGTGAGCGCATCCGCCCGCTGAAGGACGCCAAAAAACGCCTGCAGATCGTGGCCCCGGTCAGCGGCAAGGTGGTGGATCTCAAAGTGCATTCCAAGGGCGGGGTCGTGCGGCCGGGCGAACCGCTCATGGACATCGTGCCCCACGACAACCCCCTGATCGTGGAAAGCCATGTGCCGGTCAACAAGATCACGGAAGTTTACATCGGGCAGGACGCACTGGTGCAGCTCGACGCTTTTGACACGCGCCTGGTTCCCCATATGCCGGGCAAGGTCACCTATATCTCGGCCGACCGCCTGGAAGAACGCACCGGCGCGGGCGTGATGCCCTATTACCTGTGCTACGTGGAAATTGATCCCAAAGCTCTGACCGACGCCCAGCTTTATCTGTCGCCCGGCATGCCGGCCACGGTTTTCATCACCACCAAACAGCGCACGGTCCTTTATTATATGATGGAACCGCTGATCAAGAACTGGGACCGGGCTCTGAGGGAATGA